The genomic stretch GCGGGACCGGATCGTCCAGACGGGCCGCGCGCCGGTTCCGCAGCATCCGCGGCAGGTCGGCCGGGCGCAGCGCCTCCGGTCTCGGCCGGGCGTCTCGGGGCGCCCGCACCTCGCGCCGCTCGAGCTCCTCGCGGGTGACGAAGCCGTGCTCGACGAGGAGCTCTCGGAGGCCCCACAGCCACCGCTCGTAGTAGGTGGCGGCCAGGTACTCGTCGGGTGGCATCTGCTCTCGCGCGAAGCGCGACCGGTCGAGGTTCCACTTCCGGAAGACGCCCATCGCGAGGGTGAGGGCGAAGGTCCGCCGCTCCCAGTCCGCGTGGAAGACGGGCTCGTTCTCCTCGTGGGCCACCGGGCCGAAGCCGTGCATGCCGCCCATGTCGTGGACGCCGTTCATCGTGGGGTCTCCGCCCGACGCGGCCCGGGCGCCTTGACGGTCGCGGCGCCGATCATCGCGTCGCGGGTCACCAGGGCGGCCAGCTCCTCTTCGCTCATCCCCTCCGTTCCCGGCGGGCGTTCGGGCAGCACCAGGTAGCGGAGCTCCGCCGTCGAGTCCCACACGCGCACCTCGACGTCGTCCGGCAGCTCGACGTCGAACTCGCGAAGGACGCCGCGGGGGTCGATCACCGCCCGGGAGCGGTAGGGCGAGGACTTGTACCAGACAGGCGGCAGCCCGAGGACCGGCCAGGGGTAACACGAGCAGAGGGTGCACACGACCAGGTTGTGGACCCTCGGCGTGTTCTCGAGCGCCACCATGTCCTCGCCCTGGCGTCCGATGAAGCCCATCTCGGCGATCGCTTCCGTCGCGTTCTCGAGGAGCCGCCGCTTGAACTCGGGGTCAATCCAGGCGCGGGCCACGACCTTCGCCCCGTTCCGGGGGCCGACCCGGGTCTCGTAGGTGTCGATCAGCTCGTCGAGCGCCGCCGGGTCCACCAGCCCCTTCTCGGTGAGGAGCGACTCCAGCGCCTTCACCCGGAGCTGGACCTCCGTCAGCGGCGCATTGTGGGGGTGGCTCGGATCGTGGGTGTGCCCGTGGCCGCCGGGTTCGTGACCGTGCTCGTGTCCGCTCATTCGTCTCTCCCTGGCCGCATGGTAACCCCTCCTGGATGGCCGGGCCAAGAGGGGTGGACCACGCCCCCCGACTCCCCGGGTCAGTTCCCCGAGAGCCGCCGGCCGATGCGCTTCTCGATGACGTGGCTGACGGCGGAGAAATCCTGGGCGCCCCAGCCGTCGGCCAGCGCCTCCTCGTAGGTGTGCAGGGTCTCCGCGAGGAGCGGCGTGGGCACCTCGGCCGACCGCGCGTGCTCGAGCGCGAGCCGGGCGTCCTTCACCATGTGCTGGAGCATGAAGGTGGGAGCGAACTCGCCGTCGACCACCCGCTTGGCCCGCCGCTCCCAGTAGGTGCCGTAGGCCATCCCGCCCCCCTTGCGGACGACCTCGTAGAGCACGGACGGGTCCACGCCGGCCTTCACGCAGGTCCCGAGCGCCTCGGCGACCGCGACCGCGATGACGGCGGCCAGCCCGTTGTGCATCAGCTTGATGCGGTTGCCGGTGCCGATCGGGCCCACGTGGAGATGGAGCTTGCCCATCGCCGTCAGGTAGGGCTCGATCCGGCCGAGGGGGGCCGGGTCGCCCCCTACGATGAAGAAGATCTCGCCGGCGACGGCCTGAGGCTGAGAGCCGAGCATCGGCGTGTCCAGGTGGGCGATGCCGTGCGCCGCCAGCGCGCGGTGGACCTCGAGCGTCGCCTCCGGACTCACCGTCGAGCAGTCGCCGGTGACGAGCCCGGGCCGGCCGCCGGCGGCGATGCCGTCGGGCCCGAGGTACACGCGGCGGACGACGTCGTCGTTCGGCAGGCAGGTGA from Candidatus Methylomirabilota bacterium encodes the following:
- the nthA gene encoding nitrile hydratase subunit alpha, whose protein sequence is MSGHEHGHEPGGHGHTHDPSHPHNAPLTEVQLRVKALESLLTEKGLVDPAALDELIDTYETRVGPRNGAKVVARAWIDPEFKRRLLENATEAIAEMGFIGRQGEDMVALENTPRVHNLVVCTLCSCYPWPVLGLPPVWYKSSPYRSRAVIDPRGVLREFDVELPDDVEVRVWDSTAELRYLVLPERPPGTEGMSEEELAALVTRDAMIGAATVKAPGPRRAETPR
- the nthB gene encoding nitrile hydratase subunit beta is translated as MNGVHDMGGMHGFGPVAHEENEPVFHADWERRTFALTLAMGVFRKWNLDRSRFAREQMPPDEYLAATYYERWLWGLRELLVEHGFVTREELERREVRAPRDARPRPEALRPADLPRMLRNRRAARLDDPVPPKFKPGDRVVARNVHPLGHTRLPRYVRGRQGLIDRDHGVFIFPDTHALGQGKKPQHVYSVRFTARELWGLEASPRDSVYVDLWDDYLDPA
- a CDS encoding NAD(P)-dependent oxidoreductase is translated as MSNRVGFIGLGTMGLPMVTNLTKAGHAVVAYDVSAAAQAAARGLAGVEAVASPKAVAEHSAALFTCLPNDDVVRRVYLGPDGIAAGGRPGLVTGDCSTVSPEATLEVHRALAAHGIAHLDTPMLGSQPQAVAGEIFFIVGGDPAPLGRIEPYLTAMGKLHLHVGPIGTGNRIKLMHNGLAAVIAVAVAEALGTCVKAGVDPSVLYEVVRKGGGMAYGTYWERRAKRVVDGEFAPTFMLQHMVKDARLALEHARSAEVPTPLLAETLHTYEEALADGWGAQDFSAVSHVIEKRIGRRLSGN